The Littorina saxatilis isolate snail1 linkage group LG15, US_GU_Lsax_2.0, whole genome shotgun sequence genome contains a region encoding:
- the LOC138949489 gene encoding tubulin alpha-2/alpha-4 chain, with amino-acid sequence MRECISVHVGQAGVQIGNACWELYCLEHGIQPDGQMPSDKTIGGGDDSFNTFFSETGAGKHVPRAVFVDLEPTVIDEVRTGTYRQLFHPEQLITGKEDAANNYARGHYTIGKEIVDLVLDRIRKLADQCTGLQGFLIFHSFGGGTGSGFASLLMERLSVDYGKKSKLEFAIYPAPQISTAVVEPYNSILTTHTTLEHSDCAFMVDNEAIYDICRRNLDIERPTYTNLNRLIAQIVSSITASLRFDGALNVDLTEFQTNLVPYPRIHFPLATYAPVISAEKAYHEQLSVAEITNACFEPANQMVKCDPRHGKYMACCMLYRGDVVPKDVNAAIATIKTKRTIQFVDWCPTGFKVGINYQPPTVVPGGDLAKVQRAVCMLSNTTAIAEAWARLDHKFDLMYAKRAFVHWYVGEGMEEGEFSEAREDLAALEKDFEEVGIDSVEGEGEEEGGEEY; translated from the exons ATG CGTGAGTGTATCTCTGTACATGTGGGGCAAGCCGGGGTGCAGATCGGCAACGCCTGCTGGGAGCTGTACTGCCTGGAGCATGGCATCCAGCCTGACGGTCAGATGCCCTCAGACAAGACCATCGGGGGTGGGGACGACTCCTTCAACACCTTCTTCAGCGAGACTGGAGCCGGCAAGCACGTTCCCCGCGCTGTCTTTGTCGACTTGGAGCCCACAGTCATTG ACGAGGTGAGGACGGGCACCTACCGCCAGCTGTTCCACCCCGAGCAACTCATCACGGGCAAGGAGGACGCCGCCAACAACTATGCCCGTGGTCACTACACCATCGGCAAGGAGATCGTCGACCTCGTGCTCGATCGCATCAGGAAACTG GCCGACCAGTGCACAGGTCTGCAGGGCTTCCTCATCTTCCACTCGTTCGGTGGGGGCACGGGCTCTGGCTTCGCCTCCCTACTCATGGAGCGTCTCTCTGTCGACtacggcaagaagtccaagctCGAGTTTGCCATCTACCCCGCGCCACAG ATCTCCACGGCAGTGGTGGAGCCCTACAACTCCATCCTGACCACGCACACCACACTGGAACACTCGGACTGCGCCTTCATGGTGGACAACGAGGCCATCTACGACATCTGTCGCCGTAACCTGGACATCGAGCGGCCCACATACACCAACCTCAACCGTCTCATCGCCCAGATCGTGTCTTCCATCACGGCCTCCCTGCGTTTCGATGGCGCCCTCAACGTGGATCTGACCGAGTTCCAGACCAACCTGGTGCCCTACCCCCGTATCCACTTTCCCCTCGCCACCTACGCTCCCGTCATCTCGG CCGAGAAGGCGTACCACGAGCAGCTGTCTGTGGCTGAGATCACCAACGCGTGTTTCGAGCCAGCCAACCAGATGGTCAAATGCGACCCGCGTCACGGCAAGTACATGGCGTGCTGCATGCTGTACCGTGGTGACGTCGTGCCCAAAGACGTCAACGCTGCCATCGCCACCATCAAGACCAAGCGCACCATCCAGTTCGTCGACTGGTGTCCCACTGGTTTCAAG GTTGGCATCAACTACCAGCCCCCCACCGTGGTGCCTGGCGGTGACCTGGCCAAGGTGCAGCGTGCTGTGTGCATGTTGAGCAACACCACCGCCATCGCCGAGGCCTGGGCCCGTCTGGATCACAAGTTCGACCTCATGTACGCCAAGCGCGCCTTCGTGCACTGGTACGTGGGGGAGGGCATGGAGGAGGGCGAGTTCTCCGAGGCGCGAGAGGATCTGGCGGCCCTGGAGAAGGACTTCGAGGAGGTGGGCATCGACTCTGTGGAGGgcgagggagaggaggagggtGGGGAGGAGTACTAG